gaaatgttgcaaGATCGTGTCAGCTCGGGGATACGATTTTTCAAAaggtaaaatctgtcgttcttcccctgaacaaggtagttaacccactgatcctaggccgtaattgaaaataagaatttgttcttaaccaacttgcctagttaaataaactcgtttaaaaaataaaataaaaataaataaaaaaagtgcctatcagaagcttctaaagccatgacatttacCGGAATTTTCCAATccgtttaaaggcagtcaacttagtgtatgtaaacttctgacccactggaattgtgatacagtgaattattagtgaaataatctgtctgtaaacaattgttggaatggtagatgtcctaaccgacttgccaaaactatagtttgttaacaagggtggagtggttgaaaaaccagttaatgactccaacctaagtgtatgtaaacttccgatttcaactgtgtatgtgatatatatttttaatcacaATATTAATCTGCAGCCTACAATGTTTCTATTTGTTGGCAtcttttacatagttggcaatagaAGTGACTTTTATATGTGTATATAATTTATTACCACTGTTCCATGAAAAAGTGAATATGAAACCCTTAACTGGCACACAAATTGGTAGAAATTGActaaattggcattccacatgaaAAAGGTTGCCGACCCCTGGTGTAACGTATTACTGTCAACTTCAGGAGCATAACGGCAGAATCTGAAGGCCAGCAGGATGGTCATGTACAGGTTCTCTGGCTCCGGAGTCATTTGTTTATTTCATCAAAATGTGTACTTAacgcacgtgtcaaactcattctagAGGGAAGAGTGTCTAAGGGCTTTCGCTCCTCCCTTAgacttaattcatcaatcaaggtCACTGTTTAGTAAGGAACTCTACACCTGGTTgtgtaggtcttaattgaaaggagaaACCAAAacccagcagacactaggccctccatggaacgagtttgacacccctggcttaaagcatcagacaagctctatggaaaaaatatataaataacacTTTAAAATGTCGACCAACTGATTGTCAAAAGAACAGATGACTTTCGGGTGGCAAAGATATTGTGTGGAGGACAGCCCTACGTGGCAGTCCAATTCTCTCTAGTCATCACCATTACTCAGGGAGTTATTATACCAGGCAATTATCTTGGGGGTTTCAATGAGCTAACAATATCCCCCTGACCTTTCAGGCCCAGTATTAGAGTACTAATGATTAACAAATGTGGCATACCCCAGGCACATTGACGTTTGTTATGATCGCCAAGTCACTTTGACCCGCTTCACTACATTCATTCCCTTTTAACATTGAATTAAACAATTATCAGCAGACAGTGACAAAGATCACTTTTTATTCTTAAAAGTTGAGTAATAGTTATGCCAGTTTGAATGGAGAAACCTCCATGGGAGGCTGCATGTATAAGGATGGAGAGAGCCTTACTGTAAGTGGAGATGTCGATCTCTTCTGGCAGCTCGGCCACATTGACCTCAAAGCGGTCCTGCACGTCATTCAAAGTCTTGGCATCGGTCTCGTCTGACACAAAGGTCACAGCCAGACCCTTGGTTCCAAACCGCCCAGCACGGGCCACCTGAGGGGCAAGAGGGTCAGATGGGAGTGACAACTCAAATAATATGAGCCTTTAGAGGGAGCTCTACAGAGGCCAATGACAAGTTAATGAAATCGTCAGATGCCATCATTGAAATGGGTATTTGGAAATACCATTCACAACCAGAAGACAGGTGTTTGAGGCTCCTTCAGTTATGTGACTCACCCTGTGTAAGTAGGTGTCCGAGTCCTCAGGCATGTCGTAATTGAAGACAATATTGACCCGCTCAATATCCATCCCTCGGCCAAACAGGTTGGTGGCCACCAAGATCCGCCTTTGAAAGTCCTTGAACTGCTGGTACCGGGACAGCCTGGGGATAGACAGCCAGAGAGGATTAACACAGCTGCTATAGATATTACTAGATGTAGAGGCTGCCCTTTGAAGGCAACTATGTGTTGAGTTAATTGAAGAGGCTTTCAGCTACATAAAAAGTCAGCATTTGGGGCTCCATTTCAGTTGAGATATGAGAAAAAAGCGTGCATGTAAGCAACAGAGACTGACCTCTCCTCCTGAGCCATGCCCCTGTGGATGGCAATGGCAGGGAAGTTCTGTTCCACCAGTAGCTGAGAGAGCGCCACACAGCGCTGCACTGACTTGACAAAGATTACCACCTAGAGGTACACAGGAGACATTACAGAAATATAGCAAACAGATTTACAAGGAAACAGCACAAATACAAATACTTTTTACAGGGATAAAAGTTACACCATTAGTGTGTGGGTTTACCTGGTTGAACTCCAGCACATCAAGCAGGTCAAAGAGCTTGCGGTTCTTCTCGCTGTCCTTCAGCTTGCAGTAGTACTGCTGCAGACCGTGCAGCGTCAGCTTGGTCTCATCATCTACAAACACCTCCATGGGCTACAGGAGACAGAGCATGTCACTTCAGAACAACAAAAATCTTTCTATTAAGTCAATGCAAAGATGTGCTGTTTTACAAACAACTTGAGTCCATAACCGCATGAAGTGGCAGTGCTACCCCCTGCTGGCCCTGTACTCACATCCTGCATGAACTTGCGGCAGACCGGTCGAATCTCCTTGCTGAGGGTGGCGCTGAACATCATGCACTGCTTCTCATGTGGTGTTAGCCTGAAGATGTCCTGTACGTCACGCCTCATGTCTGAAACATGAGAGAAATGGGACCATGGATAAGTCTCAAACTACCCCCCAGAACAGCCAAGACATCCATTTTACTCAAGAGATAACAGATTTCCATGGGGGAAACCCTTGTTCACACGTTACATTCAAGATTGCAATTGATAGAAATCATTTTCCAGGGGGGTAAATAACAAAAATGGGTTGGATTAAAAGTCGAGTGAAAAGGCACATTTCCAAAAAGGACAGCAATAATAAGCAGGACTCACCCAACTGCTCCAGCATCTTGTCACACTCATCCAGGACAAAGTGCTTGACGTTCTTTAGGTTGAGGGTCTTGTTGCGGATGAGGGCCAGGATTCGGCCAGGGGTTCCCACCACAATGTGAGGGCAGTTCTTCTTCAGCACATCCTCATCCTTCTTGATAGACAGGCCCCCGAAGAACACGGCTGCCTTGACTGTGGGCATGTACTTGGAGAAACGCTCGTACTCTTTGCTGATCTGGAAGGCCAGCTCTCGTGTGTGGCACATTACCAGAACTGACACCTAGAGGAAAGAGTAGTATTTCATGCGAATAGATCACCTGTGGGTTATGCATAACAAATATTTGAAACTTGACATTCCAGAGACATTTGCAGAATGCAGATACTGACCTGTCCATCCACAGGCTCTATCTGCTGTAGTGTGGCAAGAACAAACACTGCCGTTTTGCCCATACCAGACTTGGCCTGACACAGGATGTCCATGCCCAGGATGGCCTGAGGGATGCACTCATGTTGAACTGGAAAACAATGAGGGATTTGGTCAGTACACCCGAATGCAGTTCACCATCTTTATCTGAACAAAAAAAAGCCATTGTTTACCATAACACACCTTGGACAACACATGCACTGTTTTGACAAGTGGTCCATCAACACCCAATGACGATGGACACTCAGCCATCTATACACTGTCCTCCTATACATGCACTCCATTGTATCCACAGACATGCCACTCAGCTATTCATGACCTCCATTTATGCCACTCCCAGCACTCGTCCACCCATTGCACTCACCTTCAGATGGATGCTCAAAGCCACAGTCGACAATAGCGCGGAGCAGCTCTGGTTTGAGCAGGAAGTCTCTGAAGCCAGAGCTGTGGATGGAGACATAGGAGCCCTTCACCTCCTTCTTGCCTGCTGGGGCAGTAGTCTCCGGGGCTCCTTGAGGCTCCTCGTCCTCTTCATAGTCCAGCAGCTCATTGTCAACGTCATTCTCAGCCATTATGTCTACAGAAATAATTTTTTAGAAGGAGGGTGGGGGAAGAATAATGGCTGGTCATTCACACTAGCTGTCACCATTTGCGTTTGACTAAAGATTGTCCCTGAgaccatatatttttttataaaaagatGTATTCAATTAGGAGATTTTGTAGTTAACAGACCAACATCGCCACTATCTATGGTAACGTTAGTCTATATCTGAGCCATTTAAGTTAACATTCAGTAACACCAAACCATCATAACGTTTAAATAAATCATGACGTTGACAGTTGCAGGAAACGTCTCAAACTAGCTACGCCATGACTATACAGTTAAGTTACGTAGTTAACTAGTTGCAAACTATCCACGTTCAACAGCAAAATAAACAGCTCAATTATGTATTACAAACAAAACCAGGGCCATggttgctagctagcaatttgTAATAAATGGTAAGCAACTACAAAAGGTTCCGTCAACAACGGTTGGTATTGGCTAGCTCCGTAGCTTGTTTACGAGTAAAATTAGAGATATCTCTGCTATCTCTATACATCCGTATAGTAACGCAAACAATGTCATGAATCGACTCTGCCGTTGCCGCACACAGCTCAGGCCAACCTAGTTAGCTAAATTACTAGCAGTTCtagtagctaacgttaactaataaAACTATCAATGTAGCGAGCTATCGAACTAAACCAAATACTGTCCAAATTACACAACATGTAGTCACACGTGGCTAACTCCAATGTTTTGCACGACTTGGATCGGTTttggttagctaacgttagtcctAGCCTAGCTAGCAAAATAGCCTTCGTTATTTTCAGATGCCTTGCTCAGAACTAACACAGCTTACATTGCATTTGCCAATATCTTGCTTATCCGAAAACCATCAAAAGCTGTTGGTAATTTCTAATACAACTACGAGAACCAGAATATTGCCAAAAGGACACAAATAAGCAATATTAGCTATTGTCTTACCTTACAGTGATGTTACAATTCAACCTCCAAAAAATACTGCTCAAAACCACATGGAGAGGAGGCCTCAGTTTATACGACAAGCCGGAACTTCCGCCTCCACAAAATACATCAATATCATTGGTTGGTCTACGTGTCAATTTAACGAAACTACTCCTAATCGTATCACGATTGGCCAAATTAAGCTGTCAATCATCAGTGACGATAGGTACTGCTGACAAagattttttataactaaccAAGATAGGCCACAgactgtcgtttccaatgggaaatAGTGGGCaaaagccaagcacgagctagcgagatcctattagCCAGTTCTAGCATgcatctgcatatttccgttagggaacgcctactctgtgaagtgcgcgtgCGCAATAGCTCGattcgcctttgcactccttctaaacaacgcgATTTTTAAAAACTTTGACAAAGGGCAAAATCTACAAATCTTAGTCCGCCTGTTGTCTTTCATTAACATTTTAGATTGCATTTTCTATTTTGTAATCTAATACCTTATAACAACGTATTGGGCAGAAGTAAATTAAGCCACGAAAACAAATATAATTTTACATATATCATAAATGATCGCGTTTTTATGAATTTTATGATATAATGTTGAATCTCATTCAAAAACATTTGGAACATGATCCAGGAAGTAGGCGGGACTTTCATAGTTTATTAAATTAATTCAGTCACAAAGATTGACCATGGTCTTGTTCTGAACAAGCACACTATTGCTAGGTTGCACCCAATGCTAGTAAGATTAATTTGAGTTTTCTGAAGATTAAATATGTGCAAAACAAGTAGGAATAAATGTTAATGTTAATCTTATTGGTTGTTTAAGTCCTTTCAGTCTGTCCAATTTCAGTCTTTCCACATGTACAGTTTAGGCCTTTGAACTTCATAAGCTCATTGGAGCTCAGGGTATTGTCCTCCTCAGACAAACAAGTCCCAGAAAGGACAGAGTTTCAGTAAGCCTGTGGAGGGATCTCTGAGCTCCGCCATGGGGATAATAACGATCGTTCCATGTCAATGTCTAATCCAGTGTAGCCGGACATGCATTCATCCAGCGCAGCCTCcttcaaaataatgtttttacctTGAAATTAAATGAATGGAGGACTCTCAAAGTGGAAGCAAAGACTTCTCAGTTTTTCCATAGGGTTACGTATATGGATGTTATATAAACTGTACAGGGACATAAGGCAtcaaacatttcactgcagcaaAGTCTATGAACTTTCATGTAAAATCCCTTTTGTCTAGGAAGATTGTGAATGTGTCAGCGCTGCAGTGATGTACCCCACAAACACAACAAGTGATAAACATAGAAAAGAGGTGTTCAAAAATAAAATGTAGTCAGAAATAAAATAAGcagtaaaaaatatatgaatTGTCCGAAACAATACAAACACTACAAGATGTTGAATGTATTCTATGAATGGTTAGACAATATTAATCTCCAGTTCTATATCCGTGATTCCAGAGCGGAGGAGAAACTCCACTGGGTAGCCGAGAAGTAGGGGAAGCTATCTGAGTCTGGACGGGAGTGTGATTCTAAGGATTTGCCGGTATGAGAGCCAGACTGGGTTAGGAACTCCTTCACATGTCGTGGCAGTGCATGGAGCAGCCAGTCCTCTACCAGCAGACCTTCTCTATGCAGTCCTGAACAgcagcccagctccatgggcAGCTCTTCCAGACTGTTGCTGCGCAGGTCCAGGTGGGACAGCTGGCTCAGGTTGCTCAGCCCTGGAGGCAGGGAACCCAGGGAGTTGTGGGATACATTCAGGCTCCGCAGCTCCAAACAGCGACTGAAGAGCTCTGGAGGCAGGCTCTCCAGCCTGTTCCCACTCAGGTCCAGCTCGGTGAGAAATGTCAGCGCCCCTACCTCTGCTGGCAGCTCGTCCAGCAGGTTTCCAGCCAGTAGGAGGCGACGTAGGTGGTGGAGGTTGAAGAGGGCCGGGGGAAGGCTCTGGAGCTGGTTGTACCCCAGGTCCAGGAGCTCCAGAGCACACAGTACACCAACACTAGCCGGTAGGGCCAGAACACGGTTATGGGCCAGcctgaggcaggagaggtggcgGAGGTGTGCCAGCCCTAGGAGCTCCTCCAGGGTGCGCAGGCTGTTGTGCTGCAGGTCCAGGGTGCGCAGGCTGGTGAGGGCCAGCAGGGCAGAGGGCAGGCGCTCCAGGCGGCAGTCCTGCAGCTGCAGCTCGGTCAGGCCGGCCACACGCCGTAGGCCCGTCAGCACCAGCAACCTGGAGCCCTCGTTGTGGATCTCCAGCTTCACCAGGCTCCCTGCCACCTCCCCCAGCTCCCCGGGAACACGCTGCAGCATGCCCCTCAGGACCAGCACCCGGAGGTGACGGAGCTGCCTAAGGCTTCCCAGGGCCCAGCCACGGCCCACCCCGCCCTCGCAGCCCAGCCGGCCAGAAAGGTGCAGCTCCTGCAGGCCGCGGAGAGAGTAGACCCAGCCAGGGATCTCTGCAGCCTGGGTGAAGGTGAGGTGCAGGGCCTCCAGACGCTCCTGCAGAACCACCAGGGAACCAGGCTGCATGGCTGCAGTACAGTGGTACAAATGAAGCTCCCTGTTGTGACATATAAAACAATTGAAGCCCCTTGTCTAGAACACACCAAACACTTCTATAAAGTGTATATTGTATGTAGATTATTTCAATATTTGGTGGCTTCATTGTTGGCTATATGGCTCACCTGAGTGAGGTCATGTTGGCCACCTGTGCGGGGAGCTTGGCGTCCGTGATGAGCTCCAGCTTGAGCACCACCAGCTGGCTGAGGGTGAAGAGGGCGGGGGGCAGGCGCGGCAGGGCCACCAGCTGCAGCAGGGGCCGTCCCTCTGGGTCGACCGTGGTCATGGAGCGCAGCCTATCGGCACCCCAGCGTCTCTCCAGGCTCTCCTCCAGCAGGCGTGTCTCGCTGACGGGTGACAGGAAGACGGAAAGGCGCTGGGCCAGTAGGGGGTCGTACTGGTCAGCCATGTGTAACAGGAAGGCCAGGTCATTACATAAGTCAGGGACATCCCTCATGGAGCCCAGCTCCCTCAGTTTGTTAAAGGAGTATTGACGCAGGGAGCTGAGGGGAGCACAACCACAAACAGAGCACTGTATAGTTAACAACAAAGGTACTAAGAGTGTAATATGCTGCAGACaggggtggaaaaagtaccaaattgtcatacttgagtaaaagtaaagataccttaatagaaaatgaatcaagtaaaagtgaaagtcacccagcaaaatactacttgagtaaagtagtagtctaaaagtatttggttttaaatatacttaagtatcaaaagtaaaagtataaataatttcagtctttacattaagcaaaccagacagcatgattttctagttttttaaatttacggatagccaggggcacactccaacactcagacttcATTTACTAATGAAGCATTTAgtctttagtgagtctgccagaccagatgcagtagggatgaccagggatgttcttttgaGAATTGCGTGAATTGGACTGTTTTCCTGTCATGcaaagcattcgaaatgtaacaagtacttttgcgTGTCAgttgtaaaaagtacattattttccttatgaatgtagtgaagtaaaagtaaaagttagtaaaaaatataaatagtaaagtaaagtaaactacttaagtagtactttaaagtatttttaattaAATACTTTATACTTTATACCACTGGCTGCTTGGgaaaataaaatgcaaattacagTCACAACACTCATAAAAATGTTGGCACTAATCTGCTATCCAGACCTGTGGAGGATCCAGCTGAGGGTGTAGATGCTCAGCAGGCCAAAGAGCCCCACCAGGCTGATGTAGGCCAGCAGCAACTTGTGGAGGACAGAGGCCAGGGCATGGGTACACTCAAAGGCACTGTAGCCAGTCAGGGCATGGGCCTGGGGCAGGCAGGTGTGGGTGAACGAGATGGAGCTCATCAGAGGAGTGGTGTAGC
The sequence above is a segment of the Salvelinus alpinus chromosome 1, SLU_Salpinus.1, whole genome shotgun sequence genome. Coding sequences within it:
- the LOC139576265 gene encoding ATP-dependent RNA helicase DDX39A → MAENDVDNELLDYEEDEEPQGAPETTAPAGKKEVKGSYVSIHSSGFRDFLLKPELLRAIVDCGFEHPSEVQHECIPQAILGMDILCQAKSGMGKTAVFVLATLQQIEPVDGQVSVLVMCHTRELAFQISKEYERFSKYMPTVKAAVFFGGLSIKKDEDVLKKNCPHIVVGTPGRILALIRNKTLNLKNVKHFVLDECDKMLEQLDMRRDVQDIFRLTPHEKQCMMFSATLSKEIRPVCRKFMQDPMEVFVDDETKLTLHGLQQYYCKLKDSEKNRKLFDLLDVLEFNQVVIFVKSVQRCVALSQLLVEQNFPAIAIHRGMAQEERLSRYQQFKDFQRRILVATNLFGRGMDIERVNIVFNYDMPEDSDTYLHRVARAGRFGTKGLAVTFVSDETDAKTLNDVQDRFEVNVAELPEEIDISTYIEQSR